The following proteins come from a genomic window of bacterium:
- the gspF gene encoding type II secretion system inner membrane protein GspF, with translation MGMFNYNAMDSKGKEIHGTIDASNVNDAIAKLRDKGLFPTKVTQQDAKKPVMGSPQQGKKSFMQMELSFLGGGVKSKNLAMFTRQLATLIDAGLPLLRCLNVLKSQEKNATLKRTVNELSDMVEGGSTFSEALAHYPKIFSKLFVNMVKAGEAGGVLELVLNRVADFMEKSEKLKAKVKSAMIYPAFVIIVALGVLAFLMAFIVPKFGDMFKDMKLELPPVTQFLINASDFCIENWYVPIIAIAGIVVSIKLIAKTKKGKFAMDSLKLNAPVFGSLVRKVAIARFTRTLGTLITSGVPILQALSIVKDTVGNEVISTAVESVHDSIREGESIVEPLKQSKVFPPVVVSMIDVGEETGELAEMLIKIADNYDEDVDNAVAGLTSLLEPVLIVSLAVIVGFIVIALFLPLIALIQKLSG, from the coding sequence ATGGGAATGTTTAATTATAATGCCATGGATTCCAAGGGGAAAGAGATTCACGGGACAATTGATGCGAGCAATGTCAATGATGCTATCGCGAAATTAAGAGATAAAGGTTTATTTCCCACTAAAGTTACACAGCAGGATGCAAAAAAACCGGTGATGGGTTCTCCTCAGCAGGGAAAGAAAAGTTTTATGCAGATGGAACTCAGTTTTCTCGGCGGCGGTGTAAAAAGCAAAAATCTTGCTATGTTCACAAGACAGCTTGCGACATTGATTGATGCCGGGCTTCCGCTCTTAAGGTGTCTTAATGTATTGAAGAGTCAGGAGAAGAACGCGACATTGAAGAGAACCGTAAACGAACTTTCGGATATGGTTGAAGGGGGCAGCACCTTTTCCGAAGCGCTGGCTCATTATCCGAAGATTTTTTCAAAGTTATTCGTAAATATGGTAAAAGCGGGCGAAGCGGGAGGAGTTCTCGAGCTTGTTCTGAACAGGGTTGCCGATTTTATGGAGAAAAGCGAAAAACTGAAGGCTAAGGTCAAATCGGCTATGATATATCCCGCTTTCGTTATAATAGTGGCTCTTGGCGTATTGGCTTTCCTTATGGCTTTTATCGTGCCCAAGTTCGGAGATATGTTTAAGGATATGAAACTTGAGCTACCGCCTGTTACACAATTTTTGATTAATGCCAGTGATTTTTGCATTGAGAACTGGTATGTCCCTATTATAGCCATTGCGGGAATAGTAGTTTCGATAAAATTAATCGCGAAAACCAAAAAAGGAAAGTTTGCCATGGACTCTCTGAAACTCAATGCTCCGGTTTTCGGGTCGCTGGTGAGGAAAGTCGCGATTGCGCGGTTTACCAGAACACTCGGCACGCTGATTACGAGCGGAGTTCCCATTCTGCAGGCGCTGTCGATAGTAAAAGATACTGTCGGTAATGAAGTGATATCAACGGCTGTCGAAAGTGTCCATGACAGCATCAGGGAAGGAGAATCGATAGTAGAACCGCTGAAGCAGAGTAAAGTTTTCCCGCCTGTTGTCGTAAGTATGATAGACGTCGGCGAAGAAACAGGTGAACTTGCGGAAATGTTGATAAAAATAGCCGACAATTATGATGAGGATGTTGATAATGCGGTTGCCGGGTTGACTTCTCTTTTGGAACCTGTGCTGATTGTCTCATTGGCCGTGATAGTCGGTTTTATTGTCATAGCTCTGTTTTTACCTTTAATTGCTTTAATCCAGAAGCTTTCAGGATAG
- a CDS encoding ATP-binding protein, with protein sequence MSLKQKFIIVIFAFMVLICGLFIAYFTALYTKALIIERNTVSDFSGLAEEIIRLNVSDINLPDAANQKLASLSEKFPYIVNVNVSEKENSLIRPGSDIYVSNNKNSLFISAGIDREPFTGKIIANTFNFSILIFILSMLVISWAAYMMISGFILRPLERLRERLESISREDYGKTIEIFKGQDEISSFINVFNKMTTELQNLKDINQNKLESLHNEVDKKERQMIIAQRLAATGQLAAGIAHEINNPLGGMINAVAQLRKQQDLSSKEIEYLDMVYSGLQKIRDTVRKILRFEFSQSKTSAAPVNINEALERSLAFIEHKIEEKQVEVKTKFKISGAKITGDMSDLQQAFLNLLLNAVDAVSEGGKIEISTETENGFVIVKIKDNGCGIDDVELPKIFDLFYTSKISGRGIGLGLSITHNIIRNHNGMIDVRSKKDYGTEFVIKFPSAGDNA encoded by the coding sequence ATGAGCCTGAAACAGAAGTTTATAATTGTTATCTTTGCTTTTATGGTGCTTATTTGCGGTTTGTTCATTGCCTATTTCACAGCCCTCTATACAAAGGCGCTTATCATAGAGAGGAACACGGTTTCGGATTTTAGCGGTCTTGCGGAAGAAATCATCAGATTAAATGTATCGGATATAAACCTTCCCGATGCCGCGAATCAGAAACTCGCTTCCCTGTCCGAGAAGTTCCCTTATATAGTAAATGTGAATGTCAGCGAAAAGGAAAATAGCCTGATAAGGCCTGGCAGCGATATCTATGTTTCGAATAATAAAAACTCGTTGTTTATTTCCGCCGGCATAGACAGGGAACCTTTCACGGGCAAAATAATAGCAAACACTTTTAATTTTTCAATACTGATTTTTATATTGAGCATGCTTGTAATATCATGGGCCGCGTATATGATGATTTCAGGTTTTATATTGAGGCCTCTTGAACGCCTTCGAGAACGGCTGGAAAGCATATCCAGAGAGGATTACGGCAAAACAATAGAAATTTTTAAGGGGCAAGATGAAATATCATCGTTTATAAACGTTTTTAATAAGATGACGACTGAGCTGCAGAACCTTAAGGATATAAATCAAAATAAGCTTGAAAGCCTTCACAATGAAGTTGATAAAAAAGAAAGGCAGATGATTATTGCTCAAAGGCTGGCCGCGACCGGGCAGCTTGCAGCCGGTATAGCCCATGAAATTAATAATCCTCTCGGGGGCATGATAAATGCTGTTGCCCAATTGAGAAAACAGCAGGACCTTTCATCAAAGGAGATTGAATATCTGGATATGGTTTACAGCGGATTGCAGAAAATACGCGATACTGTAAGAAAAATTTTAAGGTTTGAATTTTCTCAGAGCAAAACAAGCGCGGCGCCTGTAAATATTAACGAAGCATTGGAAAGATCGCTGGCTTTTATAGAGCACAAGATAGAAGAGAAACAGGTTGAAGTTAAAACAAAGTTTAAAATTTCAGGTGCTAAAATTACGGGCGATATGTCCGATTTGCAGCAGGCCTTCCTTAACCTCCTGCTTAATGCGGTTGACGCGGTTTCCGAAGGGGGGAAAATAGAGATAAGCACTGAAACGGAAAACGGTTTTGTGATTGTGAAAATTAAGGATAACGGCTGCGGAATAGACGATGTTGAACTGCCTAAGATATTCGACCTTTTCTATACATCTAAGATCTCAGGCCGGGGAATAGGCCTTGGATTGTCTATCACACATAACATAATCAGAAATCATAACGGTATGATTGATGTCAGGAGCAAAAAAGATTACGGGACGGAATTTGTGATTAAATTTCCTTCTGCCGGAGATAACGCGTGA
- the gspE gene encoding type II secretion system ATPase GspE: protein MTQQSDYIASILMDVGLVDEESVEKAKEHSVKTGKSFQEALVELGLCREIDILKALAVQFGMEFIQLSDIDIPKDIIKLIPPETAKKYKIVPIKKKGDTLTVALFEPTDADIFDNLSFVLKCNIEGVVATKEDILAALDKYYGVTEETVDKMIAELSEGDITFLDEKTRNAEEEGVAEEAPVIKLVSLLILEAFKMRSSDIHLEPLERKFRVRYRIDGVLHEMQSPPKRLQGSIISRIKIMSNMSIAEKRLPQDGRIKINLMGKEIDLRVSSLPANHGESVVLRLLDKSSLLLGLSELGFFADDQETFESLIALPNGILLITGPTGSGKTTTLYGALNYINRPDRKIITVEDPVEYMLSGINQVQVNEDIGLTFANVLRSILRQAPNVIMIGEIRDIETANIAVQASLTGHLVFSTLHTNDSSGAITRLIDQGVKPFLVASSVQAILAQRLVRKICNACKQEYKPSEYEMSAAKLDPEKIKDMKFYKGAGCSECNNTGYRGRIGIYELLIVNDEIRKMIYQKCTSGVIRQKAREVGMRTLREDGIRKVLGGITTLDEVFRITQMDIE, encoded by the coding sequence ATGACCCAACAAAGTGATTATATTGCCAGTATTCTGATGGATGTCGGCCTGGTTGATGAAGAATCCGTTGAAAAGGCCAAGGAACATTCTGTCAAAACAGGAAAAAGTTTTCAGGAAGCCCTTGTTGAGCTCGGTTTGTGCAGGGAAATTGACATTCTTAAAGCTCTGGCAGTCCAATTCGGAATGGAGTTCATCCAGTTAAGCGATATAGATATTCCCAAGGACATAATAAAATTAATCCCGCCCGAAACCGCAAAAAAGTACAAGATTGTTCCCATCAAAAAGAAAGGAGACACTCTTACGGTTGCGCTGTTCGAACCCACTGATGCGGATATATTTGATAATTTAAGTTTTGTTCTGAAGTGTAATATAGAAGGGGTAGTAGCCACAAAAGAGGACATCCTGGCGGCTCTTGATAAATACTATGGAGTTACCGAAGAAACAGTGGATAAAATGATTGCCGAACTCAGCGAGGGGGATATAACTTTTTTAGATGAAAAAACGCGCAATGCGGAAGAAGAAGGAGTAGCCGAAGAAGCTCCCGTTATAAAACTTGTAAGTTTGCTGATTTTAGAAGCGTTCAAGATGAGGTCAAGCGATATTCATCTGGAACCGCTGGAAAGAAAATTCAGGGTCCGTTACAGAATAGACGGTGTCCTTCATGAAATGCAGTCTCCGCCCAAAAGACTTCAGGGTTCCATTATTTCGAGAATAAAAATTATGTCCAATATGTCTATTGCCGAAAAACGGCTTCCTCAGGACGGCAGGATAAAAATCAATCTGATGGGAAAAGAGATAGATTTGCGTGTTTCGTCCCTGCCCGCCAATCACGGGGAAAGTGTTGTATTGAGGCTGCTTGACAAATCAAGCCTTCTCCTGGGCCTTTCCGAACTCGGATTTTTTGCCGACGACCAGGAAACTTTTGAAAGTCTCATAGCTCTCCCCAACGGGATATTGCTTATAACAGGCCCTACCGGCAGCGGAAAAACCACGACGCTGTACGGCGCTCTGAATTATATAAACCGGCCTGACAGAAAAATTATAACGGTTGAAGACCCTGTCGAGTATATGCTGTCAGGGATAAATCAGGTGCAGGTTAATGAGGATATAGGTCTTACATTCGCAAATGTGCTGAGATCAATATTAAGGCAGGCTCCCAATGTTATAATGATCGGTGAAATCCGTGATATTGAAACGGCAAATATTGCGGTACAGGCGTCCCTGACAGGTCATTTGGTATTTTCCACGCTTCATACCAATGATTCATCGGGGGCCATTACGAGGCTGATAGACCAGGGTGTTAAACCGTTCCTGGTTGCGTCTTCCGTACAGGCTATTTTAGCTCAGAGGCTGGTCAGGAAAATCTGTAATGCGTGTAAACAGGAATATAAGCCCAGCGAGTATGAAATGTCCGCCGCGAAACTTGACCCTGAGAAAATAAAAGATATGAAATTTTATAAAGGCGCCGGCTGTAGCGAGTGTAACAATACGGGATATAGAGGAAGAATAGGAATCTATGAGTTGCTGATAGTCAATGATGAAATAAGAAAGATGATATATCAGAAATGTACGAGCGGAGTTATAAGGCAGAAAGCAAGAGAAGTGGGGATGAGAACTTTGCGGGAAGACGGTATAAGAAAAGTTTTGGGCGGGATTACTACTTTGGATGAAGTTTTTCGCATTACACAGATGGATATTGAATAG
- a CDS encoding divergent polysaccharide deacetylase family protein produces MLTNSVLCRFSLTILLVFILFLPTESLSARKKRTLSGPSGKEPVKLVEEVSLYLRQKGIANKISFAEKRNTGFCVDIFLKPSEDYLAKDITDGLKSIFVRSGAKVQPAKKIELSDGTGCFEKHLIFIKRKKTGVLRFNRVYSGYVAIIIDDFGNSLNYFRLLEKIKEPVDCAVLPHLRYSKESAAKLNSMGFEVMLHCPMEPESMTVDAGKGVILSDMNEQEVRETLEKNLESVPFAAGINNHMGSKACGAKNLIRTVLKQTDEKGLFFVDSLTSSSSVICEVAEEIGCPVIKRDIFLDNVKEDKAIRDAFENLIRLSKKEGKAVGIGHYREQTLKILISYLDVIKYNDLKIVPASEMVIIGDGY; encoded by the coding sequence GTGTTAACTAATTCCGTATTGTGCCGTTTTTCTCTGACTATTTTATTGGTTTTTATCCTGTTTCTCCCAACAGAATCGTTGTCCGCCAGGAAAAAAAGAACGCTCTCCGGGCCTTCCGGAAAAGAGCCGGTAAAACTTGTGGAAGAAGTTTCTTTATACCTCCGCCAGAAAGGTATTGCCAATAAAATCAGCTTCGCAGAAAAGAGGAATACGGGTTTTTGTGTCGATATTTTTCTGAAACCCTCTGAGGATTATTTAGCAAAGGATATAACGGACGGCTTGAAAAGCATATTCGTCAGATCCGGGGCGAAAGTTCAGCCGGCGAAAAAGATAGAGCTGTCGGATGGGACTGGGTGTTTTGAAAAACATCTTATTTTCATTAAAAGGAAGAAAACGGGGGTTTTGAGGTTCAACCGCGTATATTCGGGTTACGTGGCCATAATAATCGATGATTTCGGCAACAGTTTGAATTATTTCCGTCTGCTTGAAAAAATAAAAGAACCTGTTGACTGTGCCGTGCTTCCGCACCTGCGGTATTCGAAAGAGAGCGCGGCTAAATTGAACTCAATGGGTTTTGAAGTTATGCTTCATTGTCCGATGGAGCCTGAATCCATGACAGTTGATGCGGGTAAAGGGGTAATCCTTTCGGATATGAATGAACAGGAGGTAAGGGAAACTCTGGAAAAAAACCTTGAATCCGTTCCTTTTGCCGCCGGAATAAATAATCATATGGGATCAAAAGCCTGCGGGGCAAAGAATCTTATCAGGACGGTTCTGAAGCAAACGGATGAAAAAGGTCTTTTCTTTGTCGACAGCCTTACCTCAAGTAGTTCCGTCATCTGTGAGGTTGCGGAAGAAATCGGGTGTCCTGTCATAAAAAGGGATATTTTCCTGGACAATGTCAAAGAAGATAAAGCGATAAGGGATGCTTTTGAAAATTTAATAAGGCTGTCAAAAAAGGAAGGCAAAGCGGTTGGTATTGGGCATTACCGCGAACAGACGCTGAAGATTCTGATTTCTTATCTGGATGTGATAAAATATAATGATTTAAAAATCGTTCCCGCGTCCGAAATGGTAATAATAGGGGATGGATATTGA
- a CDS encoding PilT/PilU family type 4a pilus ATPase has protein sequence MYEMKDLLQLVVDESASDLHITVDSPPVLRMDGELCPIEGEKLTPADTERLMKAVTSEVHIQRVREEGGTDFGFGFGEQARFRVSVYRQKGRYALSLRLIPSKLMSFEEIGLGPGLKDLLYKPRGLVLVTGPTGSGKTTTLATMIDFINDERKAHIITIEDPIEYYHKHKNCIVTQREIGVDVPSFSEALRRALRQDPDVVLVGEMRDVTTMEAAITAAETGHLVFATLHTTGAVRTMDRIINAFPANQQEQIRQQVAASIQAVISQQLLVKADGKGRIAAFEVMIATDSIRAHIREKKTFRIVSDLQTGQKLGMHTLDAHLYELYRANLIRYEDLIAYAQDPGEIIEKLNKGKR, from the coding sequence ATGTATGAGATGAAAGATCTTCTGCAGTTGGTTGTGGATGAGAGTGCTTCGGACCTTCATATAACCGTTGATTCTCCGCCCGTTTTAAGGATGGATGGGGAACTGTGCCCTATCGAAGGGGAAAAACTTACGCCCGCAGACACGGAACGTCTTATGAAAGCCGTGACATCCGAAGTCCATATCCAGAGGGTGAGAGAAGAGGGTGGCACCGATTTCGGTTTCGGATTCGGAGAACAGGCAAGGTTCAGGGTAAGTGTTTACCGTCAGAAAGGCAGGTATGCATTAAGCTTGAGGTTGATACCGTCTAAACTTATGAGTTTTGAAGAAATAGGGCTTGGCCCCGGACTTAAAGACCTTTTGTATAAACCGAGAGGACTTGTTCTGGTTACAGGCCCGACCGGGTCGGGAAAAACCACGACGCTTGCCACCATGATCGACTTTATTAATGATGAGAGGAAAGCGCATATTATAACTATTGAAGATCCTATTGAATATTATCATAAGCACAAAAACTGTATTGTAACACAAAGAGAAATAGGGGTGGATGTCCCATCCTTTTCCGAAGCGCTGAGGAGAGCATTAAGGCAGGACCCGGATGTAGTGCTTGTAGGTGAAATGAGAGATGTTACCACGATGGAGGCTGCGATAACAGCGGCGGAAACCGGGCACCTTGTCTTTGCGACGTTACATACGACGGGCGCGGTCAGGACGATGGATAGGATAATCAATGCGTTTCCCGCAAATCAGCAGGAGCAGATAAGACAGCAGGTTGCGGCGTCCATCCAGGCTGTGATATCCCAGCAGTTATTGGTAAAAGCCGACGGCAAAGGCAGAATCGCCGCCTTTGAGGTTATGATTGCCACAGATTCGATAAGGGCTCATATCAGGGAGAAGAAAACTTTCAGAATCGTTTCGGATCTTCAGACCGGACAGAAACTCGGAATGCATACGCTTGATGCCCATCTGTATGAACTTTACAGGGCCAATCTTATCAGGTATGAGGATTTGATAGCATATGCTCAGGACCCGGGTGAAATTATCGAGAAACTTAACAAGGGCAAGAGGTAA
- the gspE gene encoding type II secretion system ATPase GspE: protein MTTDSIFLGQLLVERGLITKEQLGEAKDEHERTGRLLGHVLVDFGYVSEEDIIMALGQELGMETVNLKKAEIPKEVIDKIPSNMARLYEILPCELRGNTLIIAMADPLNPNMLDDLRFMIDMDIKGAISNKQDIEDAIKKYYGDETETFTELLEEIEEEMPSGSVEDSENMDLTSLKELASEAPVVRLLNLVLIQAIKDRASDIHFEPFEDEFKIRYRIDGVLYEMVPPPKHLALAITSRIKVMANLDIAERRLPQDGRIQLNISGRNVDLRISTLPTQFGESVVMRVLDRSNVQLDLEALGLKEDTMKIIEDLIIKPNGIVIVTGPTGSGKTTTLYSCLRKINKIEEKLITTEDPVEYDIEGIIQVAIREEIGLTFARCLRSILRQDPDKIMVGEIRDLETAEIAIQASLTGHLVFSTLHTNDASGSITRLIDMNVEPFLITSTLQAILAQRLVRTTCTKCKTEFEPTEEMLIQVGLTPDEVKGKKFYFGKGCDNCNNTGYKGRAGIFELLIITDEIRELIMEKAPAVAIKEKAKELGMRTLHEDAMIKLFDGDTTIEEVALWTEIS, encoded by the coding sequence ATGACCACCGACAGTATTTTTTTAGGACAGCTCTTGGTTGAGAGAGGGCTTATTACAAAGGAACAGCTTGGAGAAGCCAAAGATGAACATGAGCGTACCGGCAGGCTGCTCGGACATGTTCTTGTTGATTTCGGGTATGTTTCGGAAGAAGATATTATAATGGCTCTCGGCCAGGAACTCGGCATGGAAACAGTTAACTTAAAAAAAGCCGAGATCCCCAAAGAAGTTATAGATAAGATTCCTTCAAATATGGCGAGGCTGTATGAAATTTTACCCTGTGAATTAAGAGGCAATACTTTGATTATTGCTATGGCGGATCCTCTCAATCCCAATATGCTTGATGACTTGAGATTTATGATTGATATGGATATAAAAGGCGCTATCAGCAACAAACAGGATATAGAGGATGCTATTAAAAAATATTATGGAGATGAGACCGAGACATTTACGGAACTTTTGGAAGAGATAGAAGAAGAAATGCCTTCAGGTTCGGTTGAAGATTCGGAGAATATGGACCTTACAAGCCTGAAAGAACTGGCGAGCGAAGCGCCCGTAGTAAGGCTCCTCAATCTTGTTTTAATTCAGGCTATTAAAGACAGGGCGAGCGATATCCATTTTGAACCTTTCGAGGATGAATTTAAAATACGTTATAGGATAGACGGAGTTTTGTATGAGATGGTTCCGCCCCCTAAACATCTGGCGCTGGCCATAACCTCAAGAATAAAAGTTATGGCGAACCTTGACATTGCGGAAAGGCGGCTTCCCCAGGACGGCAGGATACAGTTGAATATAAGCGGAAGAAATGTTGATTTGAGAATTTCCACGCTTCCGACGCAATTCGGCGAAAGTGTCGTTATGAGAGTTCTTGACAGAAGCAATGTCCAGCTTGACCTCGAGGCGCTTGGACTCAAAGAAGACACCATGAAAATTATTGAAGATTTGATAATCAAACCAAACGGTATTGTTATAGTAACAGGTCCGACAGGTTCGGGGAAAACAACCACGTTATATTCCTGCCTCCGGAAAATAAACAAGATAGAAGAAAAACTTATAACAACGGAAGATCCCGTTGAATATGATATAGAAGGTATTATCCAGGTAGCCATAAGAGAAGAAATAGGATTGACCTTTGCCCGCTGTCTCAGGAGCATATTGAGGCAGGACCCCGATAAAATAATGGTTGGGGAAATCCGCGACCTTGAAACGGCGGAAATTGCTATCCAGGCGTCCCTGACAGGACATTTGGTCTTCAGCACGCTCCATACCAACGATGCGTCAGGAAGTATTACCAGGCTGATAGATATGAATGTTGAACCGTTCCTTATAACGTCGACGCTCCAGGCGATTCTTGCGCAGCGGCTGGTAAGAACGACTTGTACGAAATGTAAAACCGAGTTTGAACCGACTGAAGAGATGCTTATACAGGTGGGATTGACTCCCGATGAAGTAAAAGGGAAAAAATTCTATTTCGGTAAAGGTTGTGATAACTGCAACAATACCGGATATAAGGGTAGAGCGGGGATATTTGAGCTTCTTATCATAACGGATGAAATAAGGGAACTTATTATGGAAAAAGCCCCCGCGGTGGCAATAAAAGAAAAAGCGAAAGAACTCGGAATGAGGACTTTGCATGAAGATGCCATGATAAAATTGTTTGACGGGGACACGACCATAGAAGAAGTGGCTTTGTGGACTGAAATCAGTTAA
- the tsaD gene encoding tRNA (adenosine(37)-N6)-threonylcarbamoyltransferase complex transferase subunit TsaD encodes MKILGIETSCDETSAAVVSGGKKILSNIISSQVDIHRRFGGVVPEIASRAHLESIGNIVDIAIQSAGIKVSDIDGVAVTRGPGLIGALLVGISFAEAFAESIKKPLAGVNHLHAHVYANFLSEDSLKMPFIWLLVSGGHTLLGIAKDIDEYELLGTTVDDAAGEAFDKVAKLLGLEYPGGPAIQKIAAGGNPSLINFPRARVKKNPYFFSFSGLKTAVLYYVKDNEKSGLDIPSIAASFQEAVADVLVSRTIKASFKYGINRIILGGGVACNSRLREKFSIDCEKNNIELFIPPLDLCTDNAAMVAGLGFEIIRRGLNGGFHADPNLKI; translated from the coding sequence TTGAAAATATTAGGTATTGAAACTTCCTGTGATGAAACTTCAGCCGCCGTGGTCTCCGGAGGTAAAAAAATATTATCCAATATCATTTCTTCACAGGTCGATATACACAGGAGATTCGGGGGTGTTGTCCCTGAAATAGCCAGCAGGGCTCATCTTGAAAGCATAGGGAACATTGTGGATATCGCGATACAGTCTGCCGGCATAAAAGTTTCGGATATAGACGGTGTAGCTGTTACCAGGGGCCCGGGTTTGATTGGAGCATTATTGGTAGGCATTTCTTTTGCCGAAGCATTTGCCGAATCTATAAAAAAACCCCTTGCAGGCGTCAATCACCTGCATGCGCATGTGTATGCGAATTTCCTTTCGGAAGATTCTTTAAAAATGCCTTTTATCTGGCTTCTTGTTTCCGGAGGCCACACATTACTCGGTATAGCGAAAGATATTGACGAATATGAGCTATTGGGCACGACAGTTGATGATGCTGCGGGTGAAGCGTTTGATAAAGTCGCCAAACTTTTGGGGCTTGAATATCCGGGCGGGCCCGCAATACAAAAAATTGCCGCGGGGGGAAACCCTTCTTTAATTAATTTTCCAAGAGCAAGAGTGAAGAAGAACCCTTATTTTTTCAGTTTCAGCGGATTGAAAACGGCGGTTTTATATTATGTGAAAGATAACGAAAAATCCGGGCTGGACATTCCGTCTATCGCCGCATCTTTCCAGGAAGCGGTAGCGGATGTTCTTGTTTCCAGGACCATAAAGGCTTCCTTTAAATACGGCATAAACAGAATAATTTTAGGCGGAGGGGTCGCATGCAACAGCAGGCTGAGAGAGAAATTTTCGATAGATTGTGAAAAAAACAATATAGAGCTTTTTATCCCTCCTTTAGATTTGTGTACTGACAATGCGGCGATGGTTGCCGGCTTGGGATTTGAAATTATCAGAAGAGGCCTGAACGGCGGATTTCATGCAGACCCCAATCTGAAAATATAG